A genome region from Microbacterium terricola includes the following:
- a CDS encoding MazG family protein — translation MTDSADPLRSAADTMRAVRDRCVWSQQITHRDLVPYLIEESAELIDAVEEGPRAELREELGDLLWQVLFHAEIASRDPDDPFDIDDVARGLTEKMVRRHPHVFAGETAETPEQVLVLWNAAKAAEKHTRTSVLDGVSERMPSLALAQKLVGKAAQVGSPVDAERGTSPGPASEAELGDALLALVATARARGWDAERALRERLRTLQTDIRQAESGPTG, via the coding sequence ATGACCGATTCAGCCGACCCGCTGCGCAGCGCCGCCGACACCATGAGGGCCGTGCGCGACCGCTGCGTCTGGTCGCAGCAGATCACGCACCGCGACCTCGTGCCCTACCTCATCGAGGAGAGCGCCGAGCTGATCGACGCGGTCGAGGAGGGACCCCGCGCTGAGCTGCGCGAGGAGCTCGGCGACCTGCTCTGGCAGGTGCTGTTCCACGCCGAGATCGCCTCGCGCGACCCGGACGACCCGTTCGACATCGACGACGTCGCCCGCGGGCTGACCGAGAAGATGGTGCGACGGCATCCGCATGTGTTCGCCGGTGAGACCGCCGAGACGCCCGAGCAGGTGCTGGTGCTGTGGAACGCGGCCAAGGCGGCCGAGAAGCACACCCGCACGAGTGTGCTCGACGGAGTGAGCGAGCGGATGCCGTCGCTCGCGCTCGCGCAGAAGCTCGTCGGCAAGGCGGCCCAGGTGGGAAGTCCCGTCGACGCGGAGCGCGGCACGTCGCCCGGGCCCGCGTCCGAAGCCGAGCTCGGCGACGCCCTCCTGGCGCTGGTCGCCACCGCGCGCGCCCGCGGGTGGGACGCCGAACGCGCCCTCCGCGAGCGGCTGCGGACGCTGCAGACCGACATCCGCCAGGCCGAATCGGGCCCCACCGGCTGA
- a CDS encoding Na+/H+ antiporter NhaA yields the protein MRLLRSDRFPAVLLLAAAALGLIVANTAAGPAVIDAFAVHIGPAPFDLSLTHWVQDGLLAIFFFSVSVELQYELTRGELGSARRAALPAIAATGGVLVPIAIYLAIAAPAGFAPGWPIPTATDIAFALGVLAMFGRGLPSRVRVFLLALAILDDIVGIVFIAVLFATDLNLWMLLLGIVTATAFAIVSRMIDTRIRRGLVVVLILLAIATWVFVFLSGVHATIAGVVLGLAMAQSPALVARHALEPWINGLILPLFAFTAALVPIPGGGEGLSPAFWAILVALPVGKLVGVAGAGWLGQRLLGGPRLATGDLLAAGALAGIGFTVSLLLAALAFADDAAARDQATLGVLAGSMIALAVSAVLVSLRARHHRRIAATSQETP from the coding sequence GTGAGGCTCCTCCGCTCCGACCGCTTCCCCGCCGTTCTCCTGCTCGCCGCCGCCGCCCTCGGGCTGATCGTCGCCAACACGGCGGCGGGCCCCGCGGTCATCGACGCGTTCGCCGTCCACATCGGGCCCGCGCCGTTCGACCTCTCCCTGACCCACTGGGTGCAGGACGGCCTGCTCGCGATCTTCTTCTTCTCGGTCTCGGTCGAGCTGCAGTACGAGCTGACCAGGGGAGAGCTGGGCAGCGCCCGTCGGGCGGCGCTGCCGGCGATCGCGGCGACCGGAGGCGTGCTGGTGCCGATTGCGATCTACCTCGCGATCGCCGCGCCCGCCGGGTTCGCCCCCGGCTGGCCGATCCCGACGGCGACCGACATCGCCTTCGCGCTCGGCGTGCTCGCCATGTTCGGCCGCGGGCTGCCCTCGCGGGTGCGGGTGTTCCTGCTGGCCCTCGCGATCCTCGACGACATCGTCGGCATCGTGTTCATCGCCGTGCTGTTCGCGACCGACCTGAACCTCTGGATGCTGCTGCTGGGCATCGTGACGGCGACGGCCTTCGCGATCGTCAGCCGCATGATCGACACCCGGATCCGCCGCGGGCTGGTGGTCGTGCTGATCCTGCTCGCCATCGCCACCTGGGTGTTCGTCTTCCTCTCGGGTGTGCACGCGACCATCGCGGGCGTCGTCCTCGGGCTCGCGATGGCGCAGTCGCCCGCACTCGTCGCGCGGCATGCGCTGGAGCCGTGGATCAACGGCCTGATCCTGCCCCTGTTCGCCTTCACCGCTGCCCTGGTGCCCATTCCGGGCGGGGGAGAGGGGCTCTCGCCCGCGTTCTGGGCGATCCTCGTCGCCCTGCCGGTCGGCAAGCTCGTCGGCGTGGCCGGCGCCGGCTGGCTCGGCCAGCGGCTGCTCGGCGGGCCGCGTCTGGCGACCGGCGATCTGCTGGCGGCGGGCGCGCTGGCCGGCATCGGGTTCACGGTGTCGCTGCTGCTCGCGGCGCTCGCCTTCGCGGACGACGCGGCTGCTCGTGATCAGGCGACGCTCGGCGTGCTCGCGGGCTCGATGATCGCCCTGGCCGTGTCGGCGGTGCTGGTCAGCCTGCGCGCGCGGCATCATCGGAGGATCGCCGCCACATCGCAGGAGACGCCATGA
- a CDS encoding phosphoenolpyruvate carboxylase, whose translation MRELTQTEVIDLVGRFEAGQEIPSPMRSDVRMLGGLLGRVLRESGSADLYDDVERLRAATIQAYTDETPEAFERAAAIADSFSAARAEEVARAFTCYFHLVNLAEEHQRVRVLRERDGRPDREDATDSVAAAFVRLAAEVGDDTALRRLQSLRFHPVFTAHPTEARRRAVSTSIRRLAGLLDEYEASLRGGADQRRAERRMLEEIDTLWRTAPLRPEKPSPTDEVRAVMAVFDETLYTAIPHVYRRVDDALQGVAAGSREPVVRPFVRIGSWVGGDRDGNPFVTSSVTRAAAAIASEHVLLGLERTALRIGRGLTLDADTTPPSAALVALWDRLAAEDADAAREIAQRSPDEHHRRLLLLIARKIGATRASEQDLAYADPEHLLADLRVVQQSLALAGAPRQAYGHLQQLIWQVETYGFHLTELEVRQHSAVHAKVLAELDSGAARTEQTEEVLEVFRTIAHLQAQYGPRAAGRYIVSFTQSADDLAAVHRLARHATGDGVPPVLDVIPLFETFADLQAAPAILAEIVQHPEFAARLEATGRRLEVMLGYSDSSKDVGPVAANLALYEAQALISAWALEEGIELTLFHGRGGALGRGGGPANSAVMAQPPHSVDGRFKLTEQGEVIFARYGDPAIAMRHIDQVAAAVLLASAPSVEKRNSEAAERYAAMAATMDTASRERFFSLVKAPGFAPWFARVTPMEEIGLLALGSRPARRGLSVESLEDLRAIPWVFAWSQARINLAGWFGLGTALEAVGDEETIARAYEEWPLFRTMIDNVAMSLAKADDRIARRYLALGDRDDLAALVVEEMELTRSWVIRATAGTELLGGKPVLQRAVKMRSPYVDALSLLQLRALRALRDESHPAPADAQRLLLLSVSGVAAGLQNTG comes from the coding sequence ATGCGTGAGCTCACCCAGACCGAAGTGATCGACCTCGTCGGCCGATTCGAGGCAGGCCAGGAGATCCCGAGCCCGATGCGCTCGGATGTGCGGATGCTGGGCGGCCTGCTCGGCCGGGTCCTGCGCGAGAGCGGCTCGGCCGACCTGTACGACGACGTCGAGCGCCTGCGCGCGGCGACGATCCAGGCCTACACGGATGAGACGCCCGAGGCGTTCGAGCGCGCCGCGGCGATCGCGGACTCCTTCTCCGCCGCCCGCGCGGAGGAGGTCGCCCGCGCGTTCACGTGCTACTTCCACCTGGTGAACCTCGCCGAGGAGCACCAGCGCGTGCGCGTCCTGCGCGAGCGCGACGGCCGCCCCGACCGCGAGGACGCCACCGACTCCGTCGCGGCCGCCTTCGTGCGCCTGGCCGCGGAGGTCGGCGACGACACGGCGCTGCGCCGCCTGCAGTCGCTGCGGTTCCATCCCGTCTTCACAGCCCACCCGACCGAGGCCCGCCGGCGCGCGGTGTCCACCAGCATCCGGCGCCTCGCCGGCCTGCTCGACGAGTACGAGGCGTCGCTGCGCGGCGGCGCCGACCAGCGCCGCGCGGAGCGGCGGATGCTGGAGGAGATCGACACGCTGTGGCGCACGGCGCCGCTGCGGCCGGAGAAGCCCTCGCCCACCGACGAGGTGCGCGCGGTCATGGCGGTGTTCGACGAGACGCTCTACACCGCGATCCCGCACGTGTACCGGCGCGTGGACGACGCGCTGCAGGGTGTCGCGGCGGGCAGCCGCGAGCCGGTGGTGCGCCCCTTCGTGCGCATCGGCTCCTGGGTCGGCGGCGACCGTGACGGCAACCCGTTCGTGACGTCGTCGGTCACCCGCGCGGCAGCCGCGATCGCGAGCGAGCACGTGCTGCTGGGCCTCGAGCGCACGGCGCTGCGCATCGGCCGCGGACTCACCCTCGACGCCGACACGACCCCGCCGAGCGCGGCGCTGGTCGCGCTGTGGGACCGCCTCGCCGCCGAGGACGCGGATGCCGCGCGGGAGATCGCGCAGCGCTCGCCCGACGAGCACCACCGGCGACTGCTGCTGCTGATCGCCCGGAAGATCGGCGCGACCCGGGCGAGCGAGCAGGACCTCGCGTACGCCGACCCGGAGCACCTGCTGGCCGACCTGCGCGTCGTGCAGCAGTCGCTCGCACTGGCGGGCGCACCGCGCCAGGCGTACGGGCACCTGCAGCAGCTGATCTGGCAGGTGGAGACCTACGGCTTCCACCTCACCGAACTCGAGGTGCGCCAGCATTCCGCGGTGCACGCGAAGGTGCTCGCCGAGCTCGACTCCGGCGCCGCGCGCACGGAGCAGACCGAGGAGGTGCTCGAGGTGTTCCGCACCATCGCGCACCTGCAGGCGCAGTACGGTCCGCGCGCCGCTGGTCGGTACATCGTGTCGTTCACGCAGTCGGCCGACGACCTCGCCGCGGTGCACCGGCTCGCCCGGCACGCCACCGGCGACGGCGTGCCGCCGGTGCTGGACGTCATCCCCCTCTTCGAGACCTTCGCCGACCTGCAGGCCGCGCCCGCGATCCTCGCCGAGATCGTCCAGCATCCCGAGTTCGCCGCGCGGCTGGAGGCCACGGGGCGGCGCCTGGAGGTCATGCTCGGCTACTCCGACTCGTCGAAGGACGTCGGACCCGTCGCCGCGAACCTGGCGCTCTACGAGGCGCAGGCCCTGATCTCGGCCTGGGCGCTCGAGGAGGGCATCGAGCTCACCCTCTTCCACGGCCGCGGCGGCGCCCTCGGCCGCGGTGGCGGGCCGGCGAACTCCGCCGTCATGGCCCAGCCGCCCCACTCCGTCGACGGACGCTTCAAGCTCACCGAGCAGGGTGAGGTCATCTTCGCCCGTTACGGCGACCCCGCGATCGCGATGCGCCACATCGATCAGGTGGCCGCCGCGGTGCTGCTCGCCTCGGCGCCCTCGGTCGAGAAGCGCAACTCCGAGGCGGCGGAGCGGTACGCCGCGATGGCGGCGACGATGGACACCGCGTCGCGGGAGCGCTTCTTCTCCCTCGTGAAGGCGCCGGGCTTCGCCCCCTGGTTCGCGCGGGTCACCCCGATGGAGGAGATCGGCCTGCTCGCGCTCGGCTCGCGCCCTGCGCGGCGCGGGCTCTCGGTCGAATCGCTGGAGGACCTCCGCGCCATCCCGTGGGTGTTCGCCTGGTCGCAGGCCCGCATCAACCTGGCCGGCTGGTTCGGGCTGGGCACTGCCCTCGAGGCTGTCGGCGACGAGGAGACCATCGCCCGCGCCTACGAGGAGTGGCCGCTCTTCCGCACCATGATCGACAACGTCGCCATGAGCCTCGCGAAGGCCGACGACCGGATCGCCCGGCGCTACCTCGCCCTCGGCGACCGCGACGATCTCGCCGCGCTGGTGGTCGAGGAGATGGAGCTCACCCGCTCGTGGGTCATCCGCGCCACCGCGGGCACCGAGCTGCTCGGCGGCAAGCCGGTGCTGCAGCGGGCCGTGAAGATGCGCAGCCCGTACGTCGACGCCCTGTCGCTGCTGCAGCTGCGGGCGCTCCGGGCGCTGCGCGACGAGTCGCACCCGGCGCCCGCGGATGCGCAGCGCCTGCTGCTGCTGTCGGTCAGCGGCGTGGCCGCCGGCCTGCAGAACACCGGGTGA
- a CDS encoding gamma carbonic anhydrase family protein encodes MEFQHLGARPRIHRDAVIAPTAVISGDVEIGADCQVLHGAVITAEGGPITLGASVIVMENALIRASATHPVHIGDHTLVGPMASISGATIGEEVFLATGTRVFNGARVGERSEVRINAVVHLRTVLPAESVVPIGWVAVGDPAQLLSPDRHEEIWALQKDLDFPGYVFGLDRQTPDLMVQLTERYGSSLARHSRDERVD; translated from the coding sequence GTGGAGTTCCAGCACCTCGGGGCGAGGCCCCGCATCCATCGCGACGCGGTGATCGCACCCACGGCCGTCATCAGCGGCGACGTCGAGATCGGCGCAGACTGCCAGGTGCTGCACGGCGCGGTGATCACCGCCGAGGGCGGCCCGATCACGCTCGGCGCGAGCGTCATCGTGATGGAGAACGCGCTCATCCGGGCGAGCGCGACCCATCCGGTGCACATCGGAGACCACACCCTGGTCGGGCCGATGGCGAGCATCTCGGGCGCCACCATCGGCGAGGAGGTCTTCCTCGCGACCGGCACCCGGGTCTTCAACGGCGCACGGGTGGGGGAGCGCAGCGAGGTGCGGATCAACGCCGTCGTGCATCTGCGCACGGTGCTGCCTGCGGAGTCGGTCGTCCCGATCGGCTGGGTCGCGGTCGGCGACCCCGCTCAGCTGCTCTCACCCGACCGGCACGAAGAGATCTGGGCGCTGCAGAAGGACCTCGACTTCCCCGGCTACGTGTTCGGGCTCGACCGGCAGACACCGGACCTGATGGTGCAGCTCACCGAGCGCTACGGCAGCAGCCTCGCGCGCCACTCCCGCGACGAGCGCGTGGACTGA
- a CDS encoding basic amino acid/polyamine antiporter — translation MTENTTAPARLSMLTLSGLVVGSMVGAGVFSLPGRFAAETGVAGALIAWAVAGTGTFMLALVFQRLAIRRPHLDAGVYAYAKAGFGQYPGFFSAFGYWASAVAGNVFYLVFIMSTLGAIAPVFGAGDTPAAVLVASVLLWTFFFLIRLGARQAAAINRVVTVAKIVPILVFVALCVFAFDPAVFAANWAGGDDAGSLFSQVRATMLVTVFVFLGVEGASVYSRHARRRQDIGRATTLGFASVFAVFASVTIVSYGILPREKIAALRQPSMAGVLEAVVGQWGAILISIGLIVAVLGAYLAWTLMAAEVLLAAARDDDMPRFLRTTDHRDVPVSALLMTAAVAQVGLVVVLFSADAFNFALDLTSSLMLVPYLLAAGYALRIALTDPDGRGRADLPVALLATAYAIFLLLASGTTYLLVSLIVYAPATVLFAISRREQGRRIFTRGEAVIFTVVALGAIVGVVALVTGWISI, via the coding sequence GTGACCGAGAACACCACCGCGCCCGCGCGGCTGTCGATGCTGACGCTGAGCGGCCTCGTCGTCGGGTCCATGGTCGGCGCAGGCGTCTTCTCGCTGCCTGGACGCTTCGCCGCAGAGACCGGGGTCGCCGGCGCCCTCATCGCCTGGGCGGTCGCCGGCACGGGCACGTTCATGCTCGCCCTCGTCTTCCAGCGGCTCGCGATCCGCAGGCCGCACCTCGACGCGGGGGTCTACGCGTACGCCAAGGCGGGGTTCGGGCAGTATCCGGGCTTCTTCTCCGCGTTCGGCTACTGGGCGAGCGCGGTCGCGGGGAATGTGTTCTACCTCGTGTTCATCATGTCGACGCTCGGCGCGATCGCCCCGGTCTTCGGCGCGGGCGACACCCCCGCCGCGGTCCTCGTGGCCTCGGTGCTGCTTTGGACGTTCTTCTTCCTCATCCGGCTGGGTGCGCGGCAGGCCGCCGCGATCAACCGGGTGGTCACGGTCGCGAAGATCGTGCCGATCCTCGTCTTCGTCGCACTGTGCGTGTTCGCGTTCGACCCCGCCGTGTTCGCGGCGAACTGGGCGGGCGGCGACGACGCGGGCTCGCTCTTCTCGCAGGTGCGGGCCACGATGCTCGTCACCGTCTTCGTCTTCCTGGGAGTCGAGGGCGCCAGCGTCTACTCCCGACACGCGCGTCGGCGTCAGGACATCGGCCGTGCGACGACCCTGGGCTTCGCGAGCGTGTTCGCCGTGTTCGCGTCCGTCACGATCGTCTCGTACGGCATCCTCCCGCGCGAGAAGATCGCGGCGCTGCGGCAGCCGTCGATGGCCGGCGTGCTCGAGGCGGTCGTCGGCCAGTGGGGGGCGATCCTGATCAGCATCGGCCTGATCGTCGCGGTGCTCGGCGCATACCTGGCGTGGACGCTGATGGCCGCCGAGGTGCTGCTGGCGGCGGCCCGCGACGACGACATGCCGCGCTTCCTGCGCACGACGGACCACCGCGACGTGCCGGTGTCGGCCCTGCTGATGACGGCCGCCGTCGCCCAGGTCGGCCTTGTCGTCGTGCTGTTCTCGGCCGACGCGTTCAACTTCGCCCTCGATCTCACCAGCTCTCTGATGCTGGTCCCGTACCTCCTGGCCGCGGGCTACGCGCTGCGCATCGCGCTGACCGACCCGGACGGCCGCGGGCGCGCGGATCTGCCCGTCGCCCTGCTCGCGACGGCCTACGCCATCTTCCTGCTGCTCGCGTCCGGCACGACCTATCTGCTCGTCTCGCTGATCGTCTACGCGCCCGCGACCGTGCTGTTCGCGATCTCGCGCCGCGAGCAGGGACGCCGCATCTTCACCCGCGGCGAGGCGGTGATCTTCACGGTCGTCGCACTGGGGGCGATCGTGGGCGTGGTCGCGCTCGTGACCGGGTGGATCTCGATCTGA
- the gdhA gene encoding NADP-specific glutamate dehydrogenase yields the protein MSLTLLDTPPAVRGVLETVVARNPHEPEFLQAVHEVLESIAPVLDAHPQFVDAGILERLVEPERQIMFRVPWVDDDGRLQVNRGFRVQFSSVLGPYKGGLRFHPSVNLSIIKFLGFEQIFKNALTGQGIGGAKGGSDFDPHGRSDAEIMRFCQSFMSELYRHLGEHTDVPAGDIGVGAREIGYLFGQYRKITNRHESGMFTGKGVQWGGAEVRTEATGYGAVYFAQEMLAVHGESLEGKRVGVSGSGNVAIYAIDKAYQLGATPVTASDSSGYVVDDAGIDLALLRQVKEVDRTRISAYAAQRPGARFVEDARPWEVAVDIAIPSATQNELGADDARALIANGVRAVAEGANMPSTPEAIELFQSAGVLFGPGKAANAGGVATSALEMSQNAARQRWTFADSEAKLRSIMQGVHRAAFDAAERYGRPGDYVVGANSASFERIAHAMLAQGVI from the coding sequence ATGTCACTCACGCTCCTTGACACTCCCCCTGCCGTGCGCGGCGTGCTGGAGACCGTCGTCGCCCGCAACCCCCACGAACCGGAGTTCCTCCAGGCCGTGCACGAGGTGCTCGAGTCGATCGCCCCGGTGCTCGATGCGCATCCGCAGTTCGTCGACGCCGGGATCCTGGAGCGCCTCGTCGAGCCTGAGCGCCAGATCATGTTCCGCGTGCCGTGGGTGGATGACGACGGCCGCCTGCAGGTCAACCGCGGGTTCCGCGTGCAGTTCTCCTCGGTGCTGGGCCCGTACAAGGGCGGGCTGCGCTTCCACCCCTCGGTGAACCTGTCGATCATCAAGTTCCTCGGCTTCGAGCAGATCTTCAAGAATGCGCTCACCGGGCAGGGCATCGGCGGAGCGAAGGGCGGCAGCGACTTCGACCCGCACGGGCGCTCCGATGCCGAGATCATGCGCTTCTGCCAGTCGTTCATGAGCGAGCTCTACCGGCACCTCGGTGAGCACACCGACGTCCCCGCGGGTGACATCGGCGTCGGAGCCAGGGAGATCGGCTACCTGTTCGGGCAGTACCGCAAGATCACGAACCGCCACGAGTCCGGCATGTTCACCGGCAAGGGCGTGCAGTGGGGCGGTGCCGAGGTGCGCACCGAGGCCACCGGCTATGGTGCGGTCTACTTCGCCCAGGAGATGCTCGCCGTGCACGGCGAGTCGCTCGAGGGCAAGCGCGTCGGCGTCTCCGGCTCGGGCAATGTCGCGATCTACGCGATCGACAAGGCGTACCAGCTCGGCGCGACGCCGGTGACGGCATCCGACTCCTCCGGCTACGTCGTCGACGACGCCGGCATCGACCTCGCCCTGCTCCGGCAGGTCAAGGAGGTCGACCGCACCCGGATCTCGGCGTACGCCGCTCAGCGCCCGGGGGCCCGGTTCGTCGAGGACGCTCGGCCGTGGGAGGTCGCGGTCGACATCGCGATCCCGTCGGCGACGCAGAACGAGCTCGGCGCTGACGACGCACGGGCGCTCATCGCGAACGGCGTGCGCGCCGTCGCCGAGGGCGCGAACATGCCGTCCACCCCGGAGGCCATCGAGCTGTTCCAGTCCGCGGGCGTGCTCTTCGGACCAGGCAAGGCCGCCAACGCCGGCGGCGTCGCGACCTCGGCGCTGGAGATGAGCCAGAACGCGGCACGGCAGCGCTGGACCTTCGCCGACAGCGAGGCCAAGCTGCGCTCGATCATGCAGGGTGTGCACCGGGCCGCGTTCGACGCGGCCGAGCGCTACGGACGGCCGGGCGACTATGTCGTCGGGGCGAACTCAGCGAGCTTCGAGCGCATCGCCCACGCCATGCTCGCGCAGGGCGTCATCTGA